The genomic stretch ATCCAGTATTTCATTTTTGGTTCAGTTTGTTTTTCACCCACTGCTTTAACAGCCCCAATAAGCTTCTCTTTTCATAGGTACTCCTGTACCAGCCAATTGTTTGCTGATGGTCGGTTATCGCTTCCTTTAAACTGTTCTTTTCCTCAAGGACAAGAAGTGTGGTGGTTATCTGATCTATTTGCTGAAGGTGCAGCTCTTCCCTTTGGAGCATGGCCTCATTAACCCGTTGCAAGTCCCTGTTGAGTTGCTCTATCAGCGATTTGTAATGCAGGTTTGATGTAGCCAGTATTTCCAGCAGGTTTGATTTGTGTTTCATTTCCTGGTCAAAATTGGAAATGGCAGTTTGTATATTAATGAGCAGGAGCCTGGTGTCCTGTTTTTCTGCATGGACCGTTGCTTTGAGATCAGTGAGCAGGGAATTGATGCTTTGATGCCCGTTGGCGGTTTGTTCCGAAAGAAGTGAAATAGCATTGCTGGTGGCTGAGCTGGACTCGGAAAAAGTGCTTGCCTGGGCTGTCTGGTCAGCAACAAGTGTTTCCATACTTTGCCTGATAGCTGTCAGGTGTTCTTCCCGGCTGCTCATCTGGATGATCAGTTCCTGTAGTCTGCCATTGTCCCGGGACAGGTCGTGCGCCCATTGCTGCCAGTCACTGATACTCTTATTTAGCATATCATGGGTTAGCCAGGATTTATTCCATAGGTGAACAGTATATGTATTGTCTGTTATGTGCCTGGAATAATCTGACAGCTTAAACGTTTCATTCCAGTGGACAGGGTAGAAATATTCCTGCCCAAACAAAAAGACATCCTGTAATTGTTGTGTGCCGCCGGTTTGCAGACTGTACTGTTCCTTCAGTATCCTTGTAACCAGTAATGGTGCTGATTCGTTAGCCTGTTCTTCACCACTGAAGGTATTTTCAAATGTCTTCAGGCATTGCCTGATAAAGGAATGACCAGCAATGCTGCCCATAATGGCATTATTTACTATACCGTCCTCATCTTTTTCAAAGCCCAGGAAACAGGCATGTTGTAATAAGGGATGCAGTGGCTTTATCACCTGCATATCCGTATCCATGTAAATACCTCCTTCCTTATACAGTGCATGGAATCTTACATAGTTAGACAGGTTAGCCCATTTCTGCTGTTGAAGAGCCTGCTGGCAATACCTGTTGTCCAGGGGACTATTTGATTCATTCCAGCATTTGATGCGGAAGTCAGGATGCTGTTTCTGCCATTGGTCTATCAGCAATTGTTGATCCGGAGGGATTGGCAGGTTTCCAAACCAGCAATAATGGATGGTTTTAGGTATCACTTAGTTAGCAGATTAATGGTTGTCAGAACAGGTTGAGCAATCGGGACAGGCTTCGTTAATGGCAGGTGCTTCATGGTAATAGGGTTAAAGTGGAAGATAAATGGTCATGAGGAAGGTGAATTTTCGTTGTTGGGAGGGGTGAGCCATTGCAGGGTAAAAGAGAAAAGAAGCAGAAACCCAAATAGCAACGGTATATAGTATACATACCTGAAG from Candidatus Pseudobacter hemicellulosilyticus encodes the following:
- a CDS encoding glycosyltransferase — encoded protein: MIPKTIHYCWFGNLPIPPDQQLLIDQWQKQHPDFRIKCWNESNSPLDNRYCQQALQQQKWANLSNYVRFHALYKEGGIYMDTDMQVIKPLHPLLQHACFLGFEKDEDGIVNNAIMGSIAGHSFIRQCLKTFENTFSGEEQANESAPLLVTRILKEQYSLQTGGTQQLQDVFLFGQEYFYPVHWNETFKLSDYSRHITDNTYTVHLWNKSWLTHDMLNKSISDWQQWAHDLSRDNGRLQELIIQMSSREEHLTAIRQSMETLVADQTAQASTFSESSSATSNAISLLSEQTANGHQSINSLLTDLKATVHAEKQDTRLLLINIQTAISNFDQEMKHKSNLLEILATSNLHYKSLIEQLNRDLQRVNEAMLQREELHLQQIDQITTTLLVLEEKNSLKEAITDHQQTIGWYRSTYEKRSLLGLLKQWVKNKLNQK